DNA sequence from the Manihot esculenta cultivar AM560-2 chromosome 11, M.esculenta_v8, whole genome shotgun sequence genome:
aatttaaatatccaTAAAGCAGACATATATTGATCATTTACTAATCAAGCATATACAGGATCAAGTTTTGATAATTCCCTGTAATATACAGCTCATTTTCATtgcttaattataattttatcttcaTCAAGAACATTGACTACTGCACACAcaattctttgttttttttttgattGTTATGTCGACCACACCAAGAAGAGATGCAAATCGAAACTGATAACTCATCGGTCTCTCTCTGATAGCTTTTGCTGCTGGTGCCTCAGTTCCTTGTAGAATCTGGCTATGAACTCCTCAGCTTTTTTGTCCACAATaccattatcatcatcatcaatatCTCTTAATGGGAACGGCGAGTCAGTTATCCTTAGCTGCCTCACCATTGGGCTCTGGCCAAACCCCGGCAGCATGGGAGATGCCTCCACCATCACCTCACTGTTGTTATTGTTTAGCATGTCCAAAGCTAGCTTCACAGCATTCATGGTcgtaacatcatcatcaagagTTGGTGGCGTGTGGAATGCACATGAGAAGAAGTTATTATGGTGGCGGCGCTTGTTGACATGGAAAGGAAGTGAGTACATGGGGGTGTTACTGCAGCTGAACTCGTACTCGTGGGGTGGGGCAGAGAAGGAGATATCCGGGAGGTGGTCATGGTGGTTGTTgttgtggtggtggtggtggttgaACATGAGGTTCCCTAAGGCTTTAGTTGCAATCTTGTTGCCGCGTTTAAGCATCATGTTGAGATCAACCAGAAGCTTTCTCTTGGATATGCCCTTTCGCAGCATGAAGAAGAGAACACGTACAGTTTCCCATATCCTTTTGGCCATTACTGGTAGATTTTGTTCCATTTTCTGTGATTTTGtgtagagaaagagagagaccaTTTGTTTGCAAGCTGAGAGATTTGAGATTTGAGATTTGAGATTTGCTTGGGACGAGAGAAAGAGAGGGCAGGTGAGGGAGTATATAAAGGAGGTGGTGGGAGGTAGAAGACAAAGAAAAAGGAGTGTACAATGCGTACAAGACCAACCTATGGGTGCATGGATAATTAGGGTTATTTAAGTGATTATGAAATAATTGGTACGATCACCATTGGTTGAGTAATGATCCTGTGTGCTCAAGCTTCCGTGTGCTTGAGATATTGGCTAGAGAAAATTAACAGATAAATTGATGTAAAGGTAAAGGCCGTTAATTAACTTCTCATCAAGTTACTTTACAGTGGGTCCcactattattataaaaaaaattaaattttaacttttatattaaaataattatcacaaGAAGCCCTCCAAAAAATAATTTCAGAGACTTTGGGCTCCTGAAATGGGCTTGGGCTTAACTTTGAGGTATATAAAACTTAAACTCGTTGAAGTTCTTGGGTCCAATTTGATTCTCAAGGAGGCAATCGCTACTAGAGACTTcagttcttcttcttttctttctcttgtgGATGGCCCCAGGCCCATTTGATCATGCGATTGTTATAATCATTTAACAATGAATATCCCAAATCCTTATAATTTGAGgcaaattaaacaaaaaaaaaagttaaatttgtattaatttttgttctgtgaatttttttactataaaataaaaattaaatgattttttttcctaAGAACATTACAGATATTATCGACAAGCcacttaatttaatataataaattcttttacattatttaaattcaaacatAGTTAAAAATATCgatgaaaatgaaatttaagtGATAATAGATGAAGTATctttgttttaaaataaaaaaattaattatacccttttaactttttttttaaatataaactttgttatattattttaactttatctTTAAAAAACTATTGCTATTTATCGAATATATTTGAATAGTATAATATGTAATCAGATATTTACAAATTATAATCATATTGGTATAGAGGAAATTTAGGTGTTAAAATATAAACACTTAGCCACGCTTTGATCTAAGGAGTATATTATTGATTCAAGATTGATTCAGTTGGATTCCACTGTACTCAAATTTAAGGGAAGAGAtctgtaaaatataaaaaattgtcAGTGGTGCACCAGAATATCTC
Encoded proteins:
- the LOC110626200 gene encoding hypha-specific G1 cyclin-related protein 1 → MVSLFLYTKSQKMEQNLPVMAKRIWETVRVLFFMLRKGISKRKLLVDLNMMLKRGNKIATKALGNLMFNHHHHHNNNHHDHLPDISFSAPPHEYEFSCSNTPMYSLPFHVNKRRHHNNFFSCAFHTPPTLDDDVTTMNAVKLALDMLNNNNSEVMVEASPMLPGFGQSPMVRQLRITDSPFPLRDIDDDDNGIVDKKAEEFIARFYKELRHQQQKLSERDR